From candidate division KSB1 bacterium, the proteins below share one genomic window:
- a CDS encoding exodeoxyribonuclease IX, with translation MTTVYLIDASPYIFRAYYSLPPTIKSPDGMQANAVYGYTDFLIQILKESPTHIAVAFDGNLNTSFRNKIYPEYKAQRGLPPPELEAQLEACFKVTEAMGMPAFIDDEFEADDIIGTLLNQVLGDNHRAVVVSNDKDFAQFVSDKVTFWNFAKGEQYDSAAVEEKFGVPPGQIVDLLALMGDSVDNIPGVQGVGSKTAKTLLNHFGCLEQIYENIDAVESLPLRGAASVREKLIQHREMGELSKQLATISVNAPFRADLNKLEYVGAEREKIEPLFRDLGFTDIKDRIPCWA, from the coding sequence ATGACAACCGTTTACCTCATCGACGCCAGCCCATACATTTTCAGAGCTTATTATTCGCTTCCGCCTACTATAAAATCCCCCGATGGGATGCAAGCCAATGCGGTTTATGGCTACACTGATTTTCTTATTCAAATCCTAAAAGAAAGCCCAACCCACATTGCCGTTGCGTTCGATGGCAACCTGAACACTTCCTTCCGCAACAAAATCTATCCGGAGTACAAAGCACAAAGAGGGCTGCCGCCGCCGGAGCTTGAAGCACAACTTGAAGCTTGTTTCAAGGTTACCGAGGCTATGGGAATGCCTGCTTTCATCGATGATGAATTTGAAGCTGATGACATCATCGGTACCTTGCTTAATCAGGTTTTGGGGGACAATCATAGAGCAGTTGTAGTTTCAAACGACAAAGACTTTGCTCAATTTGTCAGTGATAAAGTTACATTTTGGAATTTTGCCAAAGGAGAACAATATGACAGTGCGGCAGTCGAAGAAAAATTCGGCGTGCCTCCCGGGCAAATTGTTGACTTGTTGGCTTTAATGGGTGACTCGGTCGACAATATTCCCGGCGTTCAGGGAGTCGGGTCGAAAACCGCAAAGACTTTGCTGAATCACTTTGGATGTCTTGAACAAATTTATGAAAATATTGATGCGGTGGAAAGTTTACCCCTTCGAGGAGCGGCTTCAGTTAGAGAAAAACTCATTCAGCATCGGGAAATGGGCGAGCTTTCAAAGCAACTTGCTACGATCTCCGTGAATGCTCCTTTCCGAGCTGATCTTAATAAGTTGGAATATGTAGGAGCCGAAAGAGAAAAAATCGAACCGCTGTTCAGAGATTTGGGCTTTACTGACATTAAAGACCGCATCCCTTGTTGGGCTTAA
- the bcp gene encoding thioredoxin-dependent thiol peroxidase, with protein MQEGQAVPDFKIRNDKDEEVSLSDFHGQNVVLYFYPKDNSSGUTNEAIGFRDLKPEFKKLNAVIWGVSPDSVKSHQNFSQKNSLSFTLLSDENKEVVQLYGVWKEKSMYGRKQMGVERTTFVIDKERMSQKIFPKVKVPQHPEAVLDFVKSWTNTGGTAIEQVEQQSLRFAVI; from the coding sequence ATGCAAGAAGGCCAAGCCGTGCCGGATTTCAAGATAAGAAACGACAAAGACGAAGAGGTGAGCCTATCCGATTTCCACGGCCAAAATGTCGTTCTATATTTTTATCCCAAAGACAACTCCTCGGGCTGAACGAATGAAGCAATAGGCTTTCGTGATTTAAAGCCAGAATTTAAAAAACTCAACGCCGTGATTTGGGGCGTTAGCCCGGACAGTGTTAAGTCCCATCAAAATTTCAGCCAAAAAAACAGCCTGTCTTTTACTCTTTTGAGCGACGAGAATAAGGAAGTCGTTCAGCTTTACGGCGTCTGGAAAGAAAAGAGCATGTACGGCAGAAAACAGATGGGGGTCGAAAGAACCACATTTGTCATTGACAAAGAACGAATGAGTCAAAAGATATTTCCGAAAGTAAAAGTGCCGCAGCATCCAGAAGCGGTATTAGATTTTGTAAAAAGCTGGACTAACACGGGTGGAACCGCTATCGAACAAGTTGAGCAACAGTCATTACGCTTCGCTGTCATTTAA
- the accB gene encoding acetyl-CoA carboxylase biotin carboxyl carrier protein: protein MKEQEIKRLVKIVEESNIGTLEISRWGRSIKITKNTMSPNSMTNSHSTQTYSVPPAAPSQVPVEPKAQEAKPETPAASVGGDEIKSPMVGTFYLSPAPDADPYVEVGSAVKKGQVLCIIEAMKLMNEIESEHDGKIVEILVENAQPVEYNQPLFRIEPA from the coding sequence ATGAAAGAACAAGAGATAAAACGATTGGTTAAAATCGTTGAAGAGAGCAATATCGGTACCCTGGAAATATCGCGATGGGGTCGCAGCATTAAAATCACTAAAAATACAATGAGCCCCAACTCAATGACCAACTCACACTCAACTCAGACATATTCGGTGCCTCCAGCAGCTCCATCCCAGGTACCGGTTGAGCCAAAAGCTCAAGAGGCCAAGCCCGAAACACCTGCTGCCAGCGTCGGCGGTGATGAAATTAAATCGCCAATGGTTGGAACATTTTACCTCTCACCGGCGCCCGACGCGGACCCTTATGTAGAAGTCGGCAGTGCCGTTAAAAAAGGTCAGGTTTTATGCATCATCGAAGCCATGAAACTTATGAACGAAATTGAATCAGAGCATGATGGAAAAATAGTTGAAATTTTAGTTGAAAACGCCCAGCCGGTAGAATATAATCAACCGCTATTCCGCATTGAACCCGCTTAA